The Luteitalea sp. genome has a segment encoding these proteins:
- a CDS encoding glucosamine-6-phosphate deaminase, whose amino-acid sequence MRIEIFENGSDLGQAAAALAAETIVEAVAARGCARVVAATGTSQLAFLEALTAKTDLPWSRVELFHLDEYIGLPVTHPASFGRYLLERLIRPTGIEAYHLLDGEANADLVCDDVGRAVSAAPIDVAFVGIGENGHLAFNDPPADFHTERPYFIVDLDDACRRQQVREGWFAALEEVPRRAMSMSIRQILKARRILCIVCDERKAAAVRACLSDGISPMAPASILRTHPDTTLFADRSATSLLDPALIARGEL is encoded by the coding sequence ATGCGGATCGAAATCTTCGAGAATGGCTCGGATCTCGGACAGGCAGCCGCGGCTCTTGCGGCAGAGACGATCGTGGAGGCGGTCGCCGCCCGCGGTTGCGCCCGCGTCGTCGCCGCGACGGGCACGTCGCAGCTTGCGTTCCTCGAAGCGCTCACGGCCAAGACGGATCTGCCGTGGTCACGTGTCGAGCTCTTCCATCTGGACGAGTACATCGGCCTCCCGGTCACGCACCCGGCGAGCTTCGGGAGGTATCTGCTGGAGCGCTTGATTCGCCCAACGGGCATCGAGGCCTATCACTTGCTCGACGGCGAAGCCAACGCGGACCTGGTGTGCGACGACGTGGGTCGCGCGGTAAGCGCGGCGCCCATCGACGTCGCCTTCGTGGGCATTGGCGAGAACGGGCACCTTGCCTTCAACGACCCGCCTGCCGACTTCCACACCGAGCGGCCTTACTTCATCGTCGATCTCGACGACGCGTGCCGGCGACAACAGGTCCGGGAGGGCTGGTTCGCGGCGCTGGAGGAAGTTCCGCGGCGTGCGATGTCGATGTCGATTCGGCAGATTCTCAAGGCGCGCCGGATCCTGTGCATCGTGTGCGACGAGCGCAAGGCCGCGGCTGTCCGCGCGTGTCTGAGCGACGGTATCAGCCCCATGGCGCCGGCCTCCATCTTGCGCACGCACCCCGACACGACGCTGTTTGCCGATCGATCGGCCACCTCGTTGCTCGACCCCGCCCTGATTGCGCGCGGCGAGCTGTAG
- a CDS encoding amidohydrolase family protein, which translates to MTMRLAPWGLVLILVSGCSSSPTPAESNDSSSPEYPGFKPTPEQTAMPKSLLVVKRTPIEKAKYPVIDFHLHARSLQTPEDYEKMIVDMDRVGLGAVLNMDGGMYETLDKNMKVGEPYKDRIVHFARPVWEGINEPGWSEKTAAELERAFRAGAQGLKINKVLGLELKNSDGTYIQCDDPRMDPIWAMCATYKKPVMIHVSDPIARWDPIGPDNERYEAGQWRSDPSGNYYGTGQPHYTEIWKHEENMLAKHPDTRFVLGHVGNMVEDLERVGNLLDRFPNADVELSARFQDLGRQPYTARKWLIKYQDRVLFGSDGSPGRKAEPFWTPHWRFCETDDEYFDHPAQMLSPLGAPLQGRWRIHGVFLPDNVLRKIYYENALRYLPSLRASIERQLAAWGP; encoded by the coding sequence ATGACCATGCGTCTGGCGCCCTGGGGGCTCGTCCTGATTCTGGTGTCCGGCTGCTCTTCATCTCCAACGCCGGCGGAGAGCAACGACTCTTCCTCGCCGGAGTACCCGGGCTTCAAGCCCACGCCCGAGCAGACCGCCATGCCCAAGAGCCTGCTCGTAGTGAAGCGCACGCCGATCGAGAAGGCCAAGTACCCAGTGATCGACTTCCACCTCCACGCGAGGAGCCTGCAGACACCGGAAGACTACGAAAAGATGATCGTCGACATGGATCGGGTGGGTCTCGGCGCCGTGCTCAACATGGACGGTGGGATGTACGAGACGCTGGACAAGAACATGAAGGTGGGCGAGCCCTATAAGGACCGGATCGTTCACTTCGCCCGACCCGTGTGGGAGGGGATCAACGAGCCCGGATGGTCGGAGAAGACCGCCGCGGAGCTGGAGCGCGCCTTTCGAGCGGGGGCGCAGGGGCTCAAGATTAACAAGGTGCTGGGCCTAGAGCTGAAGAATTCGGACGGCACCTATATTCAGTGCGACGACCCCCGCATGGACCCGATCTGGGCCATGTGCGCCACGTACAAGAAGCCGGTGATGATCCATGTCAGCGACCCGATCGCGCGCTGGGATCCTATTGGTCCCGACAACGAGCGCTACGAAGCCGGCCAATGGCGCAGCGATCCTTCCGGCAACTATTACGGGACAGGCCAGCCTCACTACACCGAGATCTGGAAGCACGAAGAGAACATGCTGGCAAAGCACCCCGACACGCGCTTCGTGCTCGGCCATGTCGGCAACATGGTGGAGGATCTGGAGCGGGTGGGAAATCTTCTCGACCGCTTTCCCAACGCCGACGTGGAGCTCTCCGCGCGGTTTCAGGATCTCGGCCGGCAGCCCTATACTGCCCGCAAATGGCTGATCAAGTACCAGGACCGCGTCCTGTTTGGCAGCGATGGCAGCCCGGGACGGAAGGCCGAGCCGTTCTGGACACCCCACTGGCGCTTCTGTGAGACCGATGACGAGTACTTCGATCATCCGGCGCAGATGCTGTCGCCACTTGGCGCTCCCCTGCAGGGCCGCTGGCGTATCCACGGCGTGTTCCTTCCCGACAACGTGCTTCGGAAGATCTACTACGAGAACGCCTTGCGATATCTTCCGTCGCTGCGAGCGTCGATCGAGAGACAACTGGCCGCCTGGGGTCCGTAG